One Flavobacteriales bacterium genomic region harbors:
- a CDS encoding LysM domain-containing protein, which translates to MTRLAICLVFFSVFSGFFAKAQTQDTIIDNKPYAIHVVQPRETLYGISRQYNAELNDLVVSNPAVIQGLHVGFHLLVPLRHDIVKTISSDTVFSDYSPKELSSNDTVKFMDIQRSNFPIYELDSTVVKVALLLPFYLDFNDSLKVNNRGKNMIYPKSKVALDFYFGFQLAIDSLTQLGYKIDLMVLDVPNDSVFESILTSNILYDREYIFGPIYIRQFEELAKFYGYDTKKKLISPLSYMSVKNNYLNVYQSVPLSQVQIDVLVNYLLRSNNSDKLILLGQENEDELISYAKKKLSLQIMNKRCQVFTFNKAELSDRDFLKSKLRSDKNIIIVPSNDRSFVSRLLPVLGSMEDTLFSIYGLDTWNRFDNLDYYDLVNLNVHLPSIFMNDNSEFYSDFLLNYYQKYFSYPEKYAYSAYQQSMYFLSNEFKNLLNFETFRNTSFKSNTKFNIVRYVDFERLIVQ; encoded by the coding sequence ATGACAAGATTAGCAATATGTTTAGTTTTTTTTAGTGTCTTTTCTGGCTTTTTTGCTAAAGCACAGACTCAAGATACTATTATTGACAACAAACCTTATGCTATTCATGTGGTTCAGCCTAGAGAGACATTATATGGTATTTCACGCCAATACAATGCTGAACTTAATGATTTAGTTGTCTCTAATCCTGCAGTAATTCAAGGATTGCACGTAGGATTTCATCTTTTAGTGCCTTTACGCCATGACATTGTCAAAACCATTAGTTCAGATACCGTATTTTCTGATTATAGTCCGAAAGAACTGTCATCAAATGATACGGTTAAGTTTATGGATATTCAAAGGTCTAATTTCCCGATTTATGAATTAGATTCAACAGTAGTTAAAGTAGCATTACTTTTGCCCTTTTATTTGGATTTTAACGACTCTTTGAAGGTAAATAATAGGGGTAAAAATATGATTTACCCTAAGTCAAAAGTCGCTTTGGATTTTTACTTTGGCTTTCAACTTGCTATTGATAGTTTAACTCAATTAGGATATAAAATTGATTTAATGGTTTTGGATGTGCCCAACGATTCAGTTTTTGAATCTATCCTTACTTCAAATATTTTGTATGACCGAGAGTATATTTTTGGACCTATCTACATTAGGCAGTTCGAGGAATTAGCTAAATTCTATGGTTACGATACTAAGAAGAAGCTTATTTCACCACTTTCGTACATGAGTGTGAAAAACAATTACTTAAACGTCTATCAGTCAGTACCATTATCACAGGTTCAGATAGATGTTCTTGTAAATTATCTTTTGAGATCAAATAATAGTGATAAATTAATATTATTAGGACAAGAGAATGAAGATGAGTTGATTTCTTACGCTAAAAAGAAATTGAGTTTACAGATAATGAATAAAAGGTGTCAAGTTTTTACTTTTAACAAAGCTGAGTTATCCGATAGAGATTTTCTTAAAAGTAAGCTTAGATCGGATAAAAATATCATCATTGTACCGTCTAACGACCGTTCGTTTGTAAGTAGATTACTACCTGTTTTGGGAAGTATGGAAGATACCTTATTTTCAATTTATGGTTTAGATACATGGAATAGGTTTGATAATTTAGATTACTATGATTTGGTTAATTTAAATGTTCATTTGCCATCCATCTTTATGAATGACAATAGTGAATTTTATTCTGACTTTCTGCTTAATTACTATCAAAAGTACTTTTCTTATCCTGAAAAATATGCTTATTCTGCTTATCAGCAGTCAATGTATTTTTTGAGTAATGAGTTTAAAAACCTTCTTAATTTCGAAACATTTCGAAATACCTCCTTTAAGTCCAATACCAAATTCAATATTGTTCGATATGTTGATTTTGAAAGGCTTATAGTTCAATAA
- a CDS encoding gliding motility-associated C-terminal domain-containing protein: MKYYILLLSLFFASFTNAQVFQGTGGNIPDATFFGPSPWFDYYLNVNSVGTINCDITVCLDISHTYTDDLDIRLISPSGTIVYLSTDNGGAGDNYTNTCFTTSATTNITAGNAPFTGDYVPEGNLSSFNGQNANGQWRLQIRDDDWIFSGTLNSWSIDFTCQADCEDGEEGYTLNLFDSYGDGWDHGSGHLVTINGVDYGGYDFTTGTFYSYTICLDPTDCFDISFTDGGPWEYECSYELVNNLGVTIFSGNHLTADQTIGDCEVGGCTDPVACNYDSEAEEDDGSCFYSPLATDDCESLYCASQLGEQVASQFIGTNINYLTIDITEDGIINELFYDVYWHSHGWGNINFNINNATIALYDNQGAFVQNIEVIGNNLSTANYQNFTNTLNTDINVYAGYSIQVIINSPNWGGGTWESYVNEANISFTLITESINAGNDIQGYSMCYDDPPINLFNFLGNNVDQDGTWSPALSGGYLGTFDPQINSSDDYIYTVVGECLSDFSTIPITVIDLLTPEIVSSQDTICFGASSLVTYSVTSNQGSSYSWSVSGGNIVGSSNGNSIQVDWSATPMGTISNAVVITESSYGCTNSSSIDVTVVSNPIPALSIDDVEICLGESITVSTNAIYNDYQWTPAVISSSSDVYTPNSITDNQITVTVTGDGGCTTSESIDFTVYETPVVNLSIVDSEICMSDSLVLTSNPGYDDYSWTPSTISGSTDVYYPSSSSEDMVSLTVTGDGGCTSTETLDIVVYDLPVVNLTIDNQEICIGESVNLSTTAGYNNYDWTPSSISSNSDTYTPTSLTDNLISVTITADGGCTSSDSVDITIYDLPIVNLSIDDADLCMGESLVVSSNPAYNDYSWTPSSITGNTDIYTPSSSSEDMISLTITGDGGCTSTETLDIVVYDLPVVNLTIDNQEICIGESINLSTTAGYNNYDWTPSVINSNTDVYTPLSLTDNQFFITITGDGSCTSSDSIQLIVNPLPIVEVSLSDSVICLGESIAVNSTSGFVNYDWTPTLINTSNVITPLIGQTNYLVEVTDSNGCISSDDADLVINQSTPINLSVNGGNSTTICVGEEIDLFATPGFDLYTWSVPGLSSNQESYVPSDLSDNQFSVIGTNQFGCNSSASLNITINSIPTPSLISVLSDSIQTSPQSINLCEGISNVKFSSIISSDSNPVEWLFVSGNGAVIESGQNTSEIEVSFPDVEDYILEFREYGSVNCYTPQQIEVKVNPNPVLDVSYVEDCYKDSVFFTNNSNVDTTIQSVSWLVEGLSFDSYNLTYPLDNNSKIFELTIVDVLNCSSSLSTSFVPSERPYVDFYHEPEKITILDPEVSFVNLSTYNDSVSWSFGDNQMSEEWEPIHTYDSLGWFEVILKVQNDEGCADSISKQLLIENNLIYYFPSSFTPDGDGLNDEFGISGFRKDKMQNYQFQITNRWGEIVFYSEDVNQKWNGKTSNGNDAIPGSYLWSVRIVDELGKVTRKFGDFTLMR, from the coding sequence TTGAAATATTATATACTGCTACTTTCTTTGTTTTTTGCATCCTTTACTAATGCTCAAGTTTTTCAAGGTACGGGAGGTAATATTCCAGATGCTACATTTTTTGGACCATCTCCATGGTTTGACTATTACTTGAATGTTAACTCAGTCGGAACAATAAATTGTGATATAACTGTATGTTTAGATATTTCTCATACCTACACAGATGATTTAGATATTAGGCTCATTTCCCCTTCTGGTACGATTGTTTACTTATCCACTGATAATGGAGGTGCTGGCGATAATTACACAAATACTTGTTTTACAACTTCCGCCACAACCAATATAACAGCAGGTAATGCTCCTTTTACAGGTGACTATGTGCCTGAGGGCAATTTATCAAGTTTTAATGGACAAAATGCTAACGGTCAGTGGCGTTTGCAAATAAGGGATGATGACTGGATTTTTTCAGGAACACTTAATTCTTGGTCTATTGATTTTACCTGTCAGGCGGATTGTGAAGATGGTGAAGAAGGATATACTCTTAATTTATTTGATTCCTATGGGGATGGATGGGATCATGGTTCTGGACACCTAGTAACAATTAATGGAGTAGATTATGGCGGTTATGATTTCACTACAGGAACTTTTTATTCTTATACGATTTGTTTAGATCCAACAGATTGTTTTGATATATCTTTTACAGACGGTGGACCATGGGAGTATGAATGTTCCTATGAGCTTGTCAATAACCTTGGAGTTACCATTTTTTCGGGAAACCACTTAACAGCTGATCAAACAATTGGAGATTGTGAAGTAGGGGGTTGTACAGACCCTGTAGCTTGTAATTATGATTCTGAAGCTGAAGAAGATGATGGAAGTTGCTTTTATTCACCTCTAGCCACAGATGACTGTGAATCATTATATTGTGCAAGTCAGCTGGGTGAACAAGTAGCAAGTCAATTTATAGGTACAAATATCAATTACCTTACTATTGATATAACAGAAGACGGTATAATTAATGAATTATTTTATGATGTATACTGGCATAGTCATGGTTGGGGTAATATAAATTTTAATATCAATAATGCCACTATAGCATTGTACGATAATCAAGGTGCTTTCGTTCAAAATATTGAAGTTATAGGAAATAATCTTAGTACTGCTAACTATCAAAATTTCACAAACACATTAAATACAGACATAAACGTATATGCTGGATATTCAATTCAAGTGATTATAAATAGTCCCAATTGGGGTGGAGGTACTTGGGAGTCTTATGTAAATGAAGCAAATATTTCGTTCACTCTCATTACAGAATCCATTAATGCTGGTAATGATATTCAGGGTTACTCGATGTGTTATGATGACCCACCAATAAATTTATTTAACTTTTTAGGAAATAACGTTGATCAAGATGGTACTTGGTCACCTGCTCTTTCTGGTGGTTATTTAGGAACATTTGATCCTCAAATTAATTCAAGTGACGATTATATATATACTGTAGTAGGTGAATGCTTATCGGATTTTTCTACTATCCCCATTACGGTTATAGATTTATTGACTCCGGAGATTGTTTCTAGTCAAGATACTATTTGTTTTGGAGCCTCATCATTAGTTACTTATTCTGTGACTTCTAATCAAGGCTCTTCATATTCTTGGTCAGTTAGTGGAGGTAATATTGTTGGTTCTTCAAATGGTAATTCAATTCAGGTAGATTGGTCGGCAACACCTATGGGTACAATCTCAAATGCTGTAGTTATAACAGAGAGTTCATATGGCTGTACTAACAGTTCATCAATTGATGTAACAGTTGTATCTAATCCGATTCCAGCTCTAAGTATAGATGATGTTGAGATATGTTTAGGTGAATCAATCACAGTAAGCACCAATGCAATTTATAATGACTATCAATGGACACCAGCAGTTATAAGTTCAAGTTCAGATGTTTATACGCCTAACTCCATTACTGACAATCAGATTACTGTAACAGTTACAGGAGATGGTGGTTGTACAACATCTGAATCTATTGACTTTACAGTTTATGAAACCCCGGTAGTAAATTTATCTATTGTTGATTCAGAAATTTGTATGTCTGATTCTTTGGTGCTAACATCTAACCCTGGATATGACGATTATTCGTGGACACCATCTACTATTTCTGGTAGTACGGATGTGTATTATCCTTCATCATCATCAGAGGATATGGTATCACTTACAGTTACTGGTGATGGGGGTTGTACAAGTACAGAGACATTAGATATCGTTGTTTACGATCTGCCTGTTGTGAACCTTACAATAGATAATCAAGAAATATGTATCGGTGAATCAGTAAACCTTAGTACAACAGCAGGATACAATAATTACGATTGGACACCTTCATCAATAAGTTCAAATTCAGACACTTACACGCCTACATCTTTAACGGATAATCTAATTTCAGTAACTATTACAGCTGACGGTGGTTGTACTTCCTCAGATTCTGTTGACATAACCATTTATGATTTGCCCATTGTTAATTTGTCAATAGACGATGCCGATTTGTGCATGGGAGAATCACTAGTTGTAAGTTCAAATCCTGCTTATAATGATTACTCTTGGACGCCATCTTCCATTACAGGTAATACAGATATTTATACTCCTTCATCATCATCAGAAGATATGATATCACTTACTATTACTGGAGATGGAGGTTGTACAAGTACAGAGACATTAGATATCGTTGTTTACGATCTGCCTGTTGTGAATCTTACAATAGATAATCAAGAAATATGTATCGGTGAATCAATAAACCTAAGTACAACAGCAGGATACAATAATTACGATTGGACGCCATCGGTAATCAATTCAAATACAGATGTTTACACACCATTATCACTAACAGATAATCAATTTTTTATTACAATAACAGGGGATGGGTCTTGTACATCAAGTGATTCTATTCAGCTTATTGTTAATCCGCTTCCTATTGTTGAAGTTTCTTTATCAGATAGCGTTATATGTTTAGGAGAGTCAATAGCTGTTAACTCGACTTCAGGTTTTGTGAATTATGATTGGACACCCACATTAATAAATACATCAAATGTAATTACCCCTTTAATAGGCCAAACGAATTACCTTGTTGAAGTTACGGATAGTAACGGTTGTATTTCTTCCGATGATGCTGATTTAGTCATCAATCAATCAACACCAATTAACCTATCTGTCAATGGTGGTAATTCCACTACAATATGTGTTGGTGAAGAGATTGATTTATTCGCTACACCTGGATTTGATTTGTATACATGGTCAGTTCCTGGATTATCATCAAATCAAGAAAGTTATGTGCCTTCAGATTTGTCAGATAATCAATTTTCTGTTATTGGTACTAACCAATTTGGATGTAATTCATCAGCAAGTTTGAATATTACTATCAATAGTATTCCAACCCCTAGTTTAATATCTGTATTATCAGATAGCATACAAACATCGCCACAAAGTATTAATTTGTGTGAAGGCATCTCAAATGTTAAATTCTCTTCCATAATAAGTAGTGATTCAAACCCTGTTGAATGGCTTTTTGTTAGTGGTAATGGTGCTGTAATTGAAAGTGGTCAAAATACATCAGAGATTGAAGTGTCATTTCCTGATGTTGAAGATTATATTTTAGAATTTAGAGAGTATGGATCTGTTAATTGTTACACCCCTCAGCAAATAGAGGTTAAGGTTAATCCTAATCCAGTCCTTGATGTAAGTTATGTAGAAGATTGTTATAAGGATTCTGTCTTTTTTACTAATAACTCTAATGTAGACACAACTATTCAAAGTGTTTCGTGGTTGGTAGAGGGGCTTAGCTTTGACAGCTACAATTTAACTTATCCTCTAGATAATAATAGTAAGATTTTTGAACTTACCATTGTTGATGTGTTGAATTGTTCTTCATCATTATCTACAAGTTTCGTTCCATCAGAGAGGCCTTATGTAGATTTTTATCACGAACCAGAAAAAATTACAATATTAGATCCTGAAGTTTCATTTGTAAACCTTTCTACTTATAACGATAGTGTTTCGTGGAGTTTTGGTGATAATCAAATGTCAGAAGAATGGGAACCTATTCATACCTACGATTCATTAGGTTGGTTTGAAGTTATTTTGAAAGTACAGAATGATGAAGGTTGTGCGGATTCTATTTCTAAACAATTATTGATTGAAAATAATCTCATTTATTATTTTCCAAGCTCTTTTACTCCAGATGGTGATGGCTTAAATGATGAGTTTGGTATCAGTGGATTTAGAAAAGATAAAATGCAAAACTACCAATTTCAAATAACCAACAGGTGGGGTGAAATAGTATTCTATTCTGAAGATGTAAATCAAAAATGGAATGGAAAAACATCTAATGGAAACGATGC